In Opitutus sp. ER46, the following are encoded in one genomic region:
- the galE gene encoding UDP-glucose 4-epimerase GalE: MNVLVVGGAGYIGSHCVRQLVAAGHHPVVLDNFVYGHRGAVAPGIKVHEGNLGDEAFVSRVLREEKIEVVMHFAAYCYVGESVTDPLKYYFNNSVATLHLLKAMLETGVKKFVFSSTCATFGIPATLPIHENLPQAPINPYGQTKLDIENALKALAHANGLSFAAFRYFNAAGASEDGLIGEDHSPETHLIPVTIDVAVGKRPYLELFGTDYPTPDGTCLRDYVHVDDLSRAHIAVFDKLGKPGTQLFYNLGTGRPTSNREVIRAVEKITGRKVTVKESPRRAGDPPALYADSTKAQKELGWQVKFPTIESIVETAWKWHSTKPNGYGDRK, translated from the coding sequence ATGAACGTCCTTGTTGTTGGAGGTGCCGGGTACATCGGCAGTCACTGCGTCCGCCAACTTGTCGCTGCCGGGCATCATCCGGTCGTGCTCGACAACTTCGTCTACGGCCATCGCGGCGCCGTCGCCCCCGGCATCAAGGTCCATGAGGGCAATCTCGGCGACGAGGCGTTCGTCAGCCGCGTTCTCCGCGAGGAGAAGATCGAGGTGGTGATGCACTTCGCGGCCTACTGCTACGTCGGCGAATCCGTGACCGACCCGCTGAAATACTACTTCAACAACTCGGTCGCGACCTTGCACCTGCTCAAGGCGATGCTCGAGACCGGCGTGAAGAAGTTCGTGTTCTCCTCGACGTGCGCGACCTTCGGCATTCCGGCGACGCTCCCGATTCACGAGAACTTGCCGCAGGCCCCCATCAATCCTTACGGCCAGACCAAGCTCGACATCGAAAACGCGCTCAAGGCCCTGGCTCACGCCAACGGTCTCAGCTTCGCCGCCTTCCGCTACTTCAATGCGGCGGGCGCGTCCGAGGACGGCCTGATCGGCGAGGACCACAGCCCGGAGACACACCTGATCCCGGTGACGATCGACGTCGCCGTCGGCAAGCGCCCGTACCTGGAGTTGTTCGGCACCGACTATCCGACGCCCGACGGCACCTGCCTGCGGGACTACGTGCATGTCGATGACCTGAGTCGCGCGCACATCGCGGTGTTCGACAAGCTGGGCAAGCCTGGCACGCAACTGTTCTACAATCTCGGCACGGGCCGCCCCACCTCCAACCGCGAGGTCATCCGGGCCGTCGAGAAGATCACGGGCAGGAAGGTGACGGTGAAGGAGAGCCCCCGTCGGGCCGGCGATCCCCCGGCGCTCTACGCCGACTCCACGAAGGCCCAGAAGGAGCTCGGCTGGCAGGTGAAGTTCCCGACGATCGAGAGCATCGTCGAGACGGCGTGGAAGTGGCACTCCACCAAGCCGAACGGTTACGGCGATCGCAAGTAA
- a CDS encoding beta-ketoacyl-[acyl-carrier-protein] synthase family protein, translated as MKPARIVITGVGLTAPNGNNLPEFRQNLLAGRAGIERIDVRYMGTQLAGVCHYDPLKYQKKKELRVGTRAGSISIYCAREALADSGVNFETVPKDRVGIYIGCTEHGNVETENEIYNVSKFNYDTKFWSHYHNPRTVANNPAGEASLNLGVTGPAYTIGAACAAGNLGLIHATQMLRLGEVDFAICGGVSESIHTFGIFAGFKSQNALATHEDPHKASRPFDLARNGIVISEGGCLYTLERLEDAVARGAKIYGEISGYHVNSDASDYVLPNPVRQTECIRAAIKRAGLTPQDIHIVNTHATATPMGDIQETEGIRTVFGDTCPDTFVNNTKSFIGHAMGAAGALELAGNLPSFNDKVVHPTINVDNLDPKCALPGLVLNQPRTVATVDTILNNSFGMLGINSTLIVKRFVA; from the coding sequence ATGAAGCCAGCGCGCATTGTCATCACGGGCGTCGGATTGACCGCCCCGAACGGAAACAACCTGCCGGAATTCCGGCAGAATCTCCTCGCCGGGCGCGCCGGCATCGAACGGATCGACGTGCGCTACATGGGGACCCAGCTGGCGGGCGTCTGCCATTACGACCCGCTTAAGTATCAGAAAAAGAAGGAGCTGCGGGTGGGTACGCGGGCGGGCAGCATCTCGATCTACTGCGCGCGGGAAGCGTTGGCCGACAGCGGGGTGAACTTCGAGACCGTGCCCAAGGACCGCGTTGGCATCTACATTGGCTGCACGGAGCACGGTAACGTCGAGACCGAGAACGAGATCTACAACGTCTCCAAGTTCAACTACGACACCAAGTTCTGGTCGCACTACCACAACCCTCGCACTGTCGCCAACAACCCGGCGGGCGAGGCTTCACTGAACCTCGGCGTGACGGGGCCGGCATACACCATCGGCGCCGCGTGTGCCGCCGGTAACCTCGGCCTCATCCACGCGACCCAGATGCTGCGGCTGGGCGAAGTCGACTTCGCCATTTGCGGCGGTGTCAGCGAGAGCATTCACACCTTCGGCATCTTCGCGGGCTTCAAGTCCCAGAACGCGCTCGCGACCCATGAGGATCCGCACAAGGCCTCGCGGCCCTTCGACCTCGCGCGCAACGGTATCGTCATCTCCGAAGGCGGCTGCCTCTACACGCTCGAACGGCTGGAGGATGCGGTGGCGCGCGGCGCCAAGATCTACGGCGAGATCTCGGGCTACCACGTCAACAGCGACGCCAGCGACTACGTGCTGCCGAATCCCGTCCGCCAGACCGAGTGCATCCGCGCGGCCATCAAGCGCGCCGGGCTCACCCCGCAGGATATCCACATCGTCAACACGCATGCCACGGCGACGCCGATGGGTGACATCCAGGAGACGGAAGGGATTCGCACCGTGTTTGGCGACACCTGCCCCGACACCTTCGTGAACAACACGAAGAGCTTCATCGGCCACGCGATGGGCGCCGCCGGTGCGCTGGAGCTCGCGGGCAACCTGCCGTCGTTCAATGACAAGGTCGTTCACCCGACGATCAACGTGGACAATCTCGACCCGAAATGCGCGCTGCCGGGGCTGGTCCTGAATCAGCCGCGGACCGTCGCCACGG